The genomic window GTCCGCACGACACCGCCGTCACCGGCGTTCCGTCCACCCCTGCCCCTGAACGCCTGCCCTCGCTACGGTGGAACCAACGCAGTAGAGAGGCACCACGCGCATGTCGTATTCGAATCAGCCGCCCGCCCAGAACCAGCCCCATCCGCTGCCGGTGCCCGGCCCGGCTCCGGTGAAGACCGGCAAGCGCGGCAACGGACTCGGCATCGCCGCCCTCATCGTCGGTGGGTTCGCGCTCATCGGTGCGTTCATCCCGATCCTGAACTACATCGCCGGGTTCGTCGGACTCGTCGGCCTCGTGCTCGGCATCATCGCGCTGTGCCTGAAGAACCGGAAGAAGGGCTTCGCTGTCGCCGGCACGATCGTCTCGGCCATCGCGATCGTCCTGAGCGTCATCCTCGCGATCACGTACACGGCCGGGTTCGCCGGGCTCATCGGCGACGCCGTGAAGACCGCCGAAGCGAAGTCCTCCGAAGCCGCCAACAAGGAGATCTCCGTCGTGTACGAGGTCAACGGCACCGCGACCGACGCCTCCATCACCTACTCCACGTACTCGGCCGGCAGCAGCAGCACCGAGCAGTCCTCCGGTCAGGCGCTCCCCTTCATCAAAGAGCTGACCGTCAAGGCCGGCCAGCAGTACGACTTCGCCTCCTACTCCCTCCAGGCGCAGAACGGCGCGGAGGACACCGGGTCCGTGAGCTGCAAGATCACCGTCGACGGCGACGTGGTCGCCGAGCAGACGTCGACGGGCGCGTATGCGACGGTGTCGTGCTCCGCGTCGGGTGCCGACGGAGTGTCGGAGAACAAGTAGGGACATCGGGGTCTCGCAGCACGGTCCGGCTGCGATGTTGGCCGCGACCCCTGGAAACTGAGCAACCGAACCAACCGCGCGTCCGTGACTGCAAACGGGTCGCTACGCAGCGGTGACGGTCACGCAATTCGACGCGACGTCAGCCGATGTCGCGATCACCGTGTGGGAGTAGCCGCCAATAGCGAACGGTTCGGCGCATCACTGCACAGAGTCAGAATCCGTGCATCACGAAGCTGATGAAGAGCGCGACCAGCTGTGGCGCAAGATCAATCGTCAGGCGCGCCAGCACGGTACGGCTGACGATGTCGATGACACCTGCACCGATCAACAGGAGGATCTCGCGCTTTCTGAGCCGCAATCGACGCACAGGGGTACTGACGTGAGGCGTCGAATGCTCCGTGACAGCGTGGGGCATGGTTCTCCAATCGGTCATGACGATCGGGCCAGTGTGCCGCGACGAGAGCGTTCTTCCAAACCTTCTCTCACCTAGTCAAAATGACCCTGTCGGCTCAGTGAATCGCTCTGGCCGCGATGAACGCCGAGCGATGTCAAACGACGGCCCGGGAGGGTGCGGCGGAGAGCACCATCAGTACCGCAGCGGCCGGGCGATGGGCCCGGACCGAGCGCATCTCGAGTCCCGGTCAGCCCTTCGACAGGCTCAGGGACCGAAGGGTCAAGGACCGGCAGAGGGTGTGAGCGGGCCGCCCTTGGACAAGCTCAGGGACCGGTACCGGCTTCCGGAGACGCTCGCCGGCCTCGTCTCGGAGCTCGGCGAGCACGCCACCGCCGGCACCGCCCTCGACTCGGCCGAACGCGGCGACATCGCGATCGTGACCATCCCGCTGTACGCGATCGACACCGTCCCCGTCGAGCCACTCGCGAGCAGGGGCGTCATCGACGCGAACAACCACTTCCCCGAACGCGACGGCCACATCGCCGAGCTCGACGAGGAGACCACCACCACGGCCGAGATGCTGCAAGCGCACCTCCCCGCGGAGGAATCGGTCGCGGACGATGGGAAGGCCTTCGTCGGTAGCCCGTAGCCGCACTCGAGACAATGACGAGTATATTCTTCATAAAACGCTATACTGGCGACATTAGTCGTCTTTATTGGAGTCTCTCGTGCCACAGGACCATCCCGCCGCGGTACTGCGCGCCGCTCGCGAGGTCGGGCTGGACTTCGCGGGCTGGCGAAAGATCCTCGGGCTCACTGCCGCGCAGGTCGCAGACCGCGCCGACATCACTCGAGACACACTCCGCAAGCTTGAACACGGAGACCCTGGAGTAAGCTTCCATGTCGTGCTGCGCGTCGCACGCGCCCTCGGCGTGCTCGACACACTGACCCACTCGCTCGACCCCCTCGATACCGATCTCGGCCGCGCTCGCGCGAGCCAGCTCGAGCGGAAGCGCGTTCGATGACGCTCTACGACTCCGTAGAAGTGCATGTCGATATCTCAGGAACGACCCTCCTAGCAGGACGTGCCCAGTTCCATCGAAGCCGCGGCACGCTCACATCGACCACATTCCAGTACGACACGACCTACCTCGAGAACCCGACCGCATACGAGCTCGACCCCGCACTGCGAATGGTGTCAGGAACACAACAAACGCGCGGGTTGCCGGGAGCGTTCGCGGACGCGGCACCCGACCGCTGGGGCCGCAATCTCATCAAGAAACGCGAACGGGCGCGTGCACGCGTGGAGAATCGCAGACCACGCGAGTTCGACGATGCCGACTTCCTCACAGAGGTGAGCGACCAGACTCGGCAGGGCGCTCTGCGGTTCCGGGCGACCACTGGAGACCGCCCTGAGTTCCTCAGCGCCGGACACGAGGTGCCGCGTCTCATCCGCCTGCCTGAGCTGCTTCGTGCCGCCGATGCGGCCGCGAACACGACCGAGGCCGACGATTTCGAAGCCGTGAAAGCGCTGCTCGCGGCAGGAACCGGGTCCCTGGGCGGAGCTCGACCGAAGTCAGCGGTGCTCGACGACACCGGCCGGCAGATGATCGCGAAGTTCCCCCACCAGCATGACGAATGGGACGTCATGGCGTGGGAGGCGACCGCTCTGGACCTCGCAGAGGCAGCCGGAGTGCGTGTTCCACGACGCCGTCTCATCCGCGTGGAGGGCCGCCATGTGCTCCTTCTCGACCGATTCGACCGCGATCCCGCGCGCATCGGCTACATGAGCGCGATGACGGTGCTGGAATTGCATGACGGAGACCAATCGGACTACTCGGACATCGCGGATCGCCTCGCGGAGGTCAGCGCGCAGGCCTCCGCAGACGCGCGCGAGCTGTTCCGCCGCGTCGCAGTCAGCGTCGGACTGAACAACACGGACGATCACCTGCGCAATCACGGCTTCCTGCATGGCCGTGGCGGATGGTCACTCAGCCCCGCATTCGACGTGAACCCGAACCCGAATCCAGAAATGCGGCAGACGGCGATAGCCGGCGCGGACCTCCCCGCCGACCAAGCCGAGGGGCTCAAGGAACTCGCCCGGTTGTGCCGACTCTCTCCGGACGAAGCACGCACCATACTCAACGAGGTGGCTGAGGCGATCGCGGATTGGCGCGACGCGGCGCGGCGGAACGACATCACCACGGCCGAGTTCGGTCGATTCGAGGACTCGTTCTCGACCGGCCTGCAGTCGCTTCGGTCTGTGTGATGTGACTCAGCCTCCCACCTTCGTGACCACGACCTCCACGGGCGTCGGGTTCTGGAACAGGTCGAGGACGGGGCAGTGCGCGTCGACCGCTGCACGGAGCTCCTGGTAGCGATCGTCGGTCTCGGGGCCGGTGAGACGGATGTCGAGCCGGATCGTCGAGAAGCCGGGACGGACCTCGTCGGTGATGCCGAAGAGGTTGCGCACATCGAGGTCACCCTCGGCGTCGATGCTGATGTCGTCGAGCTGGATGCCGAGCGCGTTCGCATACAGGCGGTACACCACGATCTGGCATGAGATGAGCGCACCGAGCGCGAACTCCACCGGGCTGGCAGCGACATCGTCTCCGGCGAGCGCCGCGGGCTCATCCACGATGAAGCGGTGCTTGCCGGCGGCGATCGCGCTCGCGACGGAGCCCTCGCCGGAACCGGACACCCGGTAGGTGAGCGCGGCACTCGACGGCGCGGACGCGATGCGCTCGGACCATGAGGCGCCGGCGGCGTTGAGTCGGTCCGCTCGCTCGGCGACCGAGGCAGCCGGGACGGCGGGGGCTGTGGGGGCTGTGGGGGCGTTGTCGGCGAGGAGAGTCATGCGGACAGCTCAACCCATCGGCGGCGACCACGCCAGCGGTACGCGTCACAAGTCGTCATCGGGCGGCTCGGGGAGGTCTTGCAGCACGGGTCTCAGTGCCAGCTCTGACGACAATCCGTGGACGCCGCTCTAGGCTGAGGCAACTGACCTCGGGGGACGTCATGCACAACCGCACCACGCGCGATCGCAGCGCGCACATCCACAGCTGCAGACGCAACCGCAGCCGTATCGCCGCGGCGCTCGGCGTCGTCGCGCTCGCGATGACCCTCGCCGCCTGCACCGATCCGGCGACGAGCTACTCGGACTTCGGCGGCACGCAGGTGTCGGAGGACGAGCTGCGGGCGGACACGATCGCCTTCGCCGCCGACCAGGACTTCGACATCGACCCGTCGTCGTCGCGTCTCGTCGCCGTGCACGAGGACACGGACGTGTTCCTCGCCCGCGCGACCCAGAACGGCGAGGACCTGATCTGCGTGCTCCTCACCGGCCCGAACGGCGGCGCGTTCAGTTGCTCGGCGCGCAACTTCAGCGTGAGCGACAGCGTCAACGAGTACCGTCCGCTGTCGGACGACGTCGCGGACACCGAGCTCGACGCCGCCGACGGCTGGATCCGTCTCAGCGAGAACGTGTTCACCCGCCCGTTCGACGACGGCCCCGAGGACACGCAGTAGTCAATCCGTCGGACGCACGAGAACCGTCCGTGGTCTGATGCGGTCGGCCGCCGTCAGCGCGGGGTGTCGCGCAAGAAGGCCTCGAGGGAGCGCGGCGGCGTGCCCGCGATCGCCTCGACATCGCGACTGATGGCGGCCATGTCGCCACTCGCGATCGCGGTGTAGGTGCTCACCCAGGCGTCCACCTGCCAGCCAGGCGCGCCATAGTCGGCCCGCGACGCATAGGCCTCGTCGAGGGTCTCGTCCACGAAGGAGACCTGCGTACCGCGGACGGCCGTGATGATCGCCGCGACCTCGGTGAGGCTGAGCGCCTCCGGTCCCGTGAGTTCGTAGGTGCGACCGGCATGCTCGGCCGGTGCGGCGAGGATGGTCGCGGCGGTTCTGGCGACGTCGACTCGCGCCACGACCGCGACACGCCC from Plantibacter flavus includes these protein-coding regions:
- a CDS encoding MmpS family transport accessory protein yields the protein MSYSNQPPAQNQPHPLPVPGPAPVKTGKRGNGLGIAALIVGGFALIGAFIPILNYIAGFVGLVGLVLGIIALCLKNRKKGFAVAGTIVSAIAIVLSVILAITYTAGFAGLIGDAVKTAEAKSSEAANKEISVVYEVNGTATDASITYSTYSAGSSSTEQSSGQALPFIKELTVKAGQQYDFASYSLQAQNGAEDTGSVSCKITVDGDVVAEQTSTGAYATVSCSASGADGVSENK
- a CDS encoding helix-turn-helix domain-containing protein, whose amino-acid sequence is MPQDHPAAVLRAAREVGLDFAGWRKILGLTAAQVADRADITRDTLRKLEHGDPGVSFHVVLRVARALGVLDTLTHSLDPLDTDLGRARASQLERKRVR
- a CDS encoding type II toxin-antitoxin system HipA family toxin; translated protein: MTLYDSVEVHVDISGTTLLAGRAQFHRSRGTLTSTTFQYDTTYLENPTAYELDPALRMVSGTQQTRGLPGAFADAAPDRWGRNLIKKRERARARVENRRPREFDDADFLTEVSDQTRQGALRFRATTGDRPEFLSAGHEVPRLIRLPELLRAADAAANTTEADDFEAVKALLAAGTGSLGGARPKSAVLDDTGRQMIAKFPHQHDEWDVMAWEATALDLAEAAGVRVPRRRLIRVEGRHVLLLDRFDRDPARIGYMSAMTVLELHDGDQSDYSDIADRLAEVSAQASADARELFRRVAVSVGLNNTDDHLRNHGFLHGRGGWSLSPAFDVNPNPNPEMRQTAIAGADLPADQAEGLKELARLCRLSPDEARTILNEVAEAIADWRDAARRNDITTAEFGRFEDSFSTGLQSLRSV
- a CDS encoding OsmC family protein, which translates into the protein MTLLADNAPTAPTAPAVPAASVAERADRLNAAGASWSERIASAPSSAALTYRVSGSGEGSVASAIAAGKHRFIVDEPAALAGDDVAASPVEFALGALISCQIVVYRLYANALGIQLDDISIDAEGDLDVRNLFGITDEVRPGFSTIRLDIRLTGPETDDRYQELRAAVDAHCPVLDLFQNPTPVEVVVTKVGG